From the Candidatus Methylomirabilota bacterium genome, the window CGCCCGTTCGGGCTGACGACCACCTTGACGTGCCCGTACTTGCTCGGCGGAAGGGTCTGGAAGGTCTCCTGGAGCTGGCGGACCACGTCCGGACACGGGGTCGCGCACTTGTAGAGGATCACGATGCCGCCGTGCTCGAGGTTGTGGACGAAG encodes:
- a CDS encoding DUF3105 domain-containing protein — translated: FVHNLEHGGIVILYKCATPCPDVVRQLQETFQTLPPSKYGHVKVVVSPNGRIKTRFALLAWTRLDEFDRFDRDRIVGFVRAWQDKGPEDVP